The following are from one region of the Mycolicibacterium helvum genome:
- a CDS encoding UDP-N-acetylmuramoyl-tripeptide--D-alanyl-D-alanine ligase has translation MIALTVAQIAEIVGGVLTDISPEEAARRVVTGTVEFDSRAVTPGGLFLALPGARSDGHDFARGAVDAGAAAVLAARPVGVPAIVVPPASAADAGAGVLEHDVDGSGAAVLAALAKLATAVAAELVAGGLTIVGVTGSSGKTSTKDLIAAVLRPLGEVVAPPGSFNNELGHPWTVLRATTDTDYLVLEMSARHPGNIAALAAIAPPSIAVVLNVGTAHLGEFGSREIIAATKGELVEAVPDSGVAILNADDPMVAAMAQRTAARVVRVGRSESADIRAVDVELDDLARPRFLLVCAAGTADVQLAVHGEHQVGNALSAAAVALECGATPEQAAAALASAGPASRHRMEVHTRGDGVTVVNDAYNANPDSMKAGLQALAVMARRQNKRSWAVLGEMAELGDSSITEHDRVGRLAVRLDISRLVVVGTGRPMNAMHHGAVMEGSWGSESTMVDDADAALELLRAELAPGDVVLVKASNAAGLGALAEALVGDPA, from the coding sequence ATGATCGCGCTGACCGTCGCCCAGATCGCCGAGATCGTCGGGGGAGTGCTCACCGACATCAGTCCCGAGGAGGCCGCCCGGCGGGTGGTCACCGGCACCGTCGAGTTCGACTCGCGGGCCGTCACCCCGGGCGGACTGTTTCTGGCGTTGCCCGGTGCGCGTTCCGACGGCCACGACTTCGCCAGGGGCGCCGTCGATGCCGGCGCCGCGGCGGTGCTCGCCGCGCGCCCGGTCGGGGTGCCCGCGATCGTCGTGCCGCCGGCGTCGGCCGCCGACGCCGGCGCCGGGGTGCTCGAGCATGACGTCGACGGCTCTGGTGCGGCCGTGCTGGCCGCGCTGGCCAAACTCGCCACCGCGGTGGCCGCCGAACTCGTCGCCGGCGGGCTGACGATCGTCGGGGTCACCGGATCGTCGGGCAAGACGTCGACGAAAGATCTCATTGCCGCGGTGCTGCGCCCGTTGGGCGAGGTGGTGGCCCCGCCGGGTTCGTTCAACAACGAGTTGGGGCATCCGTGGACCGTGCTGCGCGCGACCACGGACACCGACTATCTGGTTCTCGAGATGTCCGCGCGTCATCCCGGCAACATCGCCGCGCTGGCCGCGATCGCCCCGCCGTCGATCGCGGTGGTGCTCAACGTCGGCACCGCCCACCTTGGCGAGTTCGGTTCGCGCGAGATCATCGCGGCCACGAAAGGCGAACTGGTAGAAGCGGTTCCGGACTCAGGAGTTGCGATTCTCAACGCCGACGACCCGATGGTGGCCGCCATGGCGCAGCGAACCGCCGCGCGGGTGGTCAGGGTCGGGCGGTCCGAGAGCGCCGACATCCGCGCCGTGGACGTCGAACTCGACGATCTGGCCCGGCCCCGCTTTCTGTTGGTGTGCGCGGCCGGCACCGCAGATGTGCAACTGGCCGTGCACGGTGAGCATCAGGTCGGTAATGCGCTGAGCGCGGCCGCGGTGGCGCTCGAATGCGGGGCGACACCTGAGCAGGCGGCCGCCGCGCTGGCCAGCGCCGGCCCGGCGTCGCGGCATCGTATGGAGGTGCACACCCGGGGCGACGGGGTGACCGTCGTCAACGACGCGTACAACGCCAACCCCGACTCGATGAAGGCCGGTCTGCAGGCGCTGGCGGTGATGGCGCGGCGCCAGAACAAGCGCAGTTGGGCCGTGCTCGGCGAGATGGCCGAGCTGGGGGACTCCTCGATTACCGAGCATGATCGTGTCGGCCGACTCGCGGTGCGCTTAGATATCAGTCGACTCGTCGTCGTCGGAACCGGGAGGCCCATGAACGCCATGCATCACGGCGCTGTCATGGAGGGATCCTGGGGTTCGGAATCCACCATGGTCGACGACGCCGACGCTGCCCTGGAATTGCTGCGCGCCGAGTTGGCGCCCGGTGACGTTGTCTTGGTCAAGGCGTCGAACGCCGCCGGGCTGGGGGCACTGGCAGAAGCGCTGGTGGGTGACCCGGCATGA
- the mraY gene encoding phospho-N-acetylmuramoyl-pentapeptide-transferase, which yields MRLILIAVGIALAVSILLTPALIRLFTRQGLGHEIREDGPPSHKTKRGTPSMGGVAILAGIWAGYFGTHLVGLALDGDGPSASGLLVLGLATALGAVGFVDDLIKIRRSRNLGLNKTAKTVGQLTAAVLFGILVLQFRNADGLTPGSPELSYVREIATVTLSSAVFVLFCVVIVSAWSNAVNFTDGLDGLAGGSMAMVSAAYVLITFWQYRNACATAPGLGCYNVRDPLDLAVLAAATAGACIGFLWWNAAPAKIFMGDTGSLALGGMIAGLSVTSRTEVLAVVLGALFVAEVTSVVVQILAFRTTGRRVFRMAPFHHHFELVGWAETTVIIRFWLLTAIACGLGVALFYGEWLSAIGA from the coding sequence ATGAGACTGATCCTGATCGCCGTCGGCATCGCACTGGCGGTGTCGATCCTGCTGACCCCGGCGCTCATCAGGCTGTTCACCCGCCAAGGCCTGGGCCACGAGATCCGCGAGGACGGCCCGCCGAGCCACAAGACCAAGCGCGGTACCCCGTCGATGGGCGGCGTGGCGATCCTGGCCGGCATCTGGGCCGGCTATTTCGGCACCCACCTGGTCGGCCTGGCGCTCGACGGCGACGGCCCCTCGGCCTCCGGGCTGCTGGTGCTAGGCCTGGCCACCGCCTTGGGTGCGGTCGGCTTCGTCGATGACCTGATCAAGATCCGGCGTTCGCGCAACCTCGGCCTGAACAAGACCGCCAAGACGGTCGGGCAGCTCACCGCTGCGGTGCTGTTCGGCATCCTGGTGCTGCAGTTCCGCAACGCCGACGGACTGACCCCGGGCAGTCCGGAGCTGTCCTACGTGCGCGAGATCGCCACCGTCACCTTGAGCTCGGCGGTGTTCGTCCTGTTCTGCGTGGTCATCGTCAGCGCGTGGTCCAATGCGGTGAATTTCACCGACGGCCTCGACGGGCTGGCCGGCGGAAGCATGGCGATGGTCAGCGCCGCCTACGTGCTGATCACGTTCTGGCAGTACCGCAATGCCTGCGCCACCGCCCCCGGGCTGGGCTGCTACAACGTGCGCGACCCGCTGGACCTGGCGGTGCTGGCCGCCGCGACCGCCGGCGCGTGCATCGGGTTCCTGTGGTGGAACGCCGCGCCCGCCAAGATCTTCATGGGCGACACCGGATCGCTGGCGCTGGGCGGCATGATCGCCGGGCTGTCGGTCACCAGCCGCACCGAGGTGCTGGCGGTGGTGCTGGGCGCGTTGTTCGTTGCCGAGGTCACCTCGGTGGTGGTACAGATCCTGGCCTTCCGAACTACCGGGCGCCGGGTCTTCCGAATGGCGCCGTTCCACCACCATTTCGAGCTGGTCGGCTGGGCCGAGACGACGGTGATCATCCGGTTCTGGCTGCTCACCGCAATCGCCTGCGGGCTCGGCGTGGCCTTGTTCTACGGCGAGTGGCTGTCTGCCATCGGGGCCTGA
- a CDS encoding GNAT family N-acetyltransferase → MTDPQTRKGTEALATFLIDLSPDDMAQRLHDALTVYVDAMRYPRGTEGQRAAMWLEHTRRQGWKGVAAIEVDATDAIGQQPSAEALSGAPLLGIAYGYCGAPDQWWQQQVVAGLHRIGMPADDVGRLMRDYFELTELHIHPNAQGRGLGEALARRLLSGRTEAHVLLSTPEIIGEANRAWRLYRRLGFTDVIRGYHFAGDPRAFAILGRSLPL, encoded by the coding sequence ATGACTGATCCGCAGACGAGGAAGGGCACTGAGGCGTTGGCGACTTTCCTCATCGATCTGTCGCCTGACGATATGGCGCAGCGTCTCCACGACGCGCTGACCGTGTATGTCGACGCCATGCGCTACCCGCGTGGCACCGAGGGCCAGCGGGCCGCGATGTGGCTCGAGCACACCCGCCGACAGGGATGGAAGGGCGTTGCGGCCATTGAAGTCGACGCGACCGACGCCATCGGTCAACAGCCCAGCGCCGAAGCACTCTCTGGCGCTCCCCTGCTCGGAATCGCCTACGGGTACTGCGGAGCGCCCGACCAATGGTGGCAGCAGCAGGTCGTCGCGGGGCTGCATCGGATCGGCATGCCTGCCGACGACGTCGGCCGGCTGATGCGTGACTACTTCGAGCTCACCGAGTTGCACATCCACCCGAACGCCCAGGGCCGCGGACTGGGTGAGGCACTCGCCCGGCGCCTGCTGAGCGGCCGCACGGAAGCCCATGTGCTGCTGTCCACCCCAGAGATCATCGGCGAGGCCAACCGCGCCTGGCGGCTGTATCGGCGGCTTGGCTTCACCGACGTGATCCGCGGCTACCACTTCGCCGGCGACCCGCGAGCGTTCGCCATTCTGGGCCGCAGCCTCCCGCTTTAG
- the ftsW gene encoding putative lipid II flippase FtsW, whose amino-acid sequence MLSRLRRRGAADTAENAVDSDAAEGTEAQADSTAAAEATTETTTEPVTTAAAPAKARFEVSRKFGAWLGRPMTSFHLIISVSALLVTLGLTMVLSASGVHSYDEDGSPWAIFGRQVLWTVVGLIGFWVALRVPVSFLRNTAFSAFAVTIVMLVLVLIPGIGHESNGSRGWFVFAGLSMQPSELTKIAFAIWGAHLLATRRMERASLREMLIPLIPAAVVALVLIVAQPDLGQTVSLGIILLALLWYAGLPLKVFVSSLLAAVAAAAVLAVSEGYRSDRVRSWLDPSADAQGSGYQARQAKFALANGGVFGDGLGQGTAKWNYLPNAHNDFIFAIIGEELGYVGAFGLLALFGLFAYTGMRIAKRSADPFLRLLTAAATMWVIGQVFINVGYVIGLLPVTGIQLPLISAGGTSTATTLFMIGLMTNAARHEPEAVAALRAGREDRVNRLLRLPLPEAYVPSRVEALRDRLRTQPGDKTTKTTKTPKPARAARPAAKAAKKAGRTSQPTRERRPLPAKTRTAERPTRRSGHHGDAPRNSAQHPNEGSSRARRSRTLEGQRYG is encoded by the coding sequence ATCCTGTCCCGCCTGCGCCGTCGCGGCGCGGCCGACACCGCAGAAAACGCCGTCGACAGCGACGCGGCCGAAGGCACCGAGGCCCAGGCCGATTCGACGGCCGCCGCCGAAGCCACCACCGAAACCACCACCGAACCCGTCACCACCGCCGCGGCGCCGGCCAAAGCCCGGTTCGAGGTGAGCCGCAAGTTCGGTGCCTGGTTGGGCCGGCCGATGACGTCGTTCCACCTGATCATCTCGGTGTCGGCGCTGCTGGTCACCCTCGGCCTAACCATGGTGCTGTCCGCGTCTGGCGTGCACTCCTACGACGAAGACGGCTCACCGTGGGCGATCTTCGGTCGCCAGGTCCTATGGACCGTGGTGGGTCTGATCGGATTCTGGGTCGCGCTGCGGGTGCCGGTCAGTTTCCTGCGCAACACCGCATTCTCCGCGTTCGCCGTCACCATCGTGATGCTGGTGCTGGTGCTGATCCCCGGTATCGGCCACGAATCCAACGGCTCTCGCGGCTGGTTCGTGTTTGCCGGCCTGTCGATGCAGCCCTCGGAGCTCACCAAGATCGCGTTCGCGATCTGGGGCGCCCACCTGCTGGCGACCCGGCGCATGGAGCGGGCGTCGCTGCGGGAAATGCTGATCCCGCTGATTCCCGCCGCGGTGGTCGCGCTGGTGTTGATCGTGGCCCAGCCCGACCTCGGGCAGACGGTGTCGTTGGGCATCATCCTGCTGGCCCTGCTCTGGTACGCGGGTCTGCCGCTGAAGGTGTTCGTGAGCTCGCTGCTGGCGGCGGTTGCCGCCGCGGCCGTGCTGGCGGTCTCGGAGGGTTACCGCTCCGACCGGGTGCGGTCCTGGCTGGATCCCAGCGCGGACGCCCAGGGCTCGGGTTACCAGGCTCGTCAGGCCAAGTTCGCGCTGGCCAACGGCGGTGTCTTCGGTGACGGCTTGGGCCAGGGCACCGCGAAGTGGAACTACCTGCCCAACGCCCATAACGACTTCATCTTCGCGATCATCGGCGAGGAACTCGGCTACGTCGGCGCGTTCGGGCTGCTGGCCCTGTTCGGGTTGTTCGCCTACACCGGAATGCGAATTGCCAAGCGCTCGGCGGACCCGTTCCTGCGGCTGCTGACCGCCGCCGCCACGATGTGGGTGATCGGCCAGGTGTTCATCAACGTGGGCTACGTCATCGGCTTGCTGCCCGTCACCGGTATTCAGCTTCCGCTCATCTCGGCGGGTGGAACATCCACGGCGACAACGCTGTTCATGATCGGATTGATGACCAACGCCGCCCGCCACGAACCGGAAGCGGTGGCTGCGCTGCGCGCCGGCCGCGAGGACCGGGTGAATCGCCTGCTGCGACTGCCACTGCCCGAGGCCTACGTGCCGTCGCGGGTCGAGGCGCTGCGCGACCGGCTGCGCACCCAGCCGGGCGACAAGACCACCAAGACCACCAAGACTCCCAAACCGGCTAGGGCCGCGCGGCCGGCCGCCAAGGCTGCCAAAAAAGCGGGCCGCACATCCCAGCCCACCCGCGAACGTAGGCCTTTACCTGCCAAAACCCGGACGGCTGAGCGACCCACCCGGCGCTCAGGGCATCATGGTGACGCTCCGCGCAATAGCGCGCAGCATCCGAATGAGGGAAGCAGCCGCGCACGGCGGTCCCGCACATTGGAAGGTCAGCGTTACGGGTGA
- the rsmH gene encoding 16S rRNA (cytosine(1402)-N(4))-methyltransferase RsmH has product MKHSATSFELAAQPEVARASWPLPEPTLTYFPNARFAISDRDLDSRVHRAHLPGGPVVVDESGPESDHGHVPVLLERCVEILAPALARPGAVLVDGTLGAGGHAERFLTAFPELRLIGLDRDPGALAIAGARLAPFADRIALVHTRYDGIADALAEAGCATTDSIDGVLLDLGVSSMQLDQIDRGFSYSKDAPLDMRMDTDAPLTAAEILNTYDRGALTDILRRFGEEKFAQRIAGLIVEQRQKAPLTTTGELVEIIYRGIPAPARRTGGHPAKRTFQALRIAVNAELDSLSEALPAALAALRPGGRIVVMSYQSLEDRIVKTTFAAATASRSPAGLPIELPGYEPEFSAITRGAERADAEEIERNPRSAPVRLRALQRVAPGNPRRGGKS; this is encoded by the coding sequence ATGAAGCACTCAGCGACATCATTTGAGCTGGCCGCCCAGCCGGAGGTAGCCCGTGCATCGTGGCCTCTGCCCGAACCGACCCTGACGTACTTCCCCAACGCCAGGTTCGCGATCTCGGACAGGGACCTCGATTCTCGGGTGCACCGTGCCCACCTACCCGGAGGTCCCGTCGTGGTTGACGAATCCGGCCCCGAATCCGACCACGGGCACGTCCCCGTCCTGCTGGAGCGCTGCGTCGAGATCCTGGCTCCCGCGTTGGCCCGACCGGGGGCCGTCCTCGTCGACGGCACCCTGGGCGCCGGCGGTCACGCCGAACGCTTCCTGACTGCATTCCCCGAGCTGCGACTGATCGGCCTCGACCGCGACCCTGGCGCGCTGGCGATCGCCGGGGCGCGGTTGGCCCCGTTCGCCGATCGGATCGCCCTGGTCCACACCCGTTACGACGGCATCGCCGATGCGCTGGCCGAAGCTGGCTGCGCAACAACGGATTCGATTGACGGTGTGCTCCTCGACCTCGGTGTGTCGTCGATGCAACTCGACCAGATCGACCGCGGCTTCTCCTACTCCAAGGACGCACCGCTGGACATGCGGATGGACACCGACGCTCCGCTGACGGCAGCGGAGATCCTCAACACCTACGACCGCGGCGCGCTGACCGACATCCTGCGCCGCTTCGGTGAGGAGAAGTTCGCCCAGCGGATTGCAGGGCTGATCGTCGAGCAGCGTCAGAAGGCGCCGCTGACCACCACCGGCGAGCTCGTCGAGATCATCTACCGCGGCATCCCGGCACCAGCCCGGCGCACCGGAGGTCACCCCGCCAAGCGGACGTTCCAGGCGCTGCGGATCGCCGTCAATGCCGAGCTCGATTCGCTCTCCGAGGCCTTGCCCGCCGCGCTGGCCGCGCTGCGGCCCGGCGGGCGCATCGTGGTGATGTCGTACCAGTCGCTGGAAGACCGCATCGTCAAGACCACGTTCGCCGCAGCGACCGCGTCCCGGTCACCAGCGGGTCTGCCGATCGAATTGCCCGGCTACGAGCCGGAATTCAGTGCGATCACCCGAGGCGCCGAACGTGCTGACGCCGAAGAAATCGAACGTAATCCGCGCAGTGCGCCGGTCCGGCTGCGGGCGCTGCAGCGGGTGGCGCCGGGCAACCCGCGACGGGGAGGGAAGAGCTGA
- the mraZ gene encoding division/cell wall cluster transcriptional repressor MraZ: MFLGTYTPKLDDKGRLTLPAKFRDALAGGLMVTKSQDHSLAVYPRAEFEQLARRATQTSRSNPEARAFLRNLAAGTDEQHPDSQGRITLSADHRRYANLSKDCVVIGAVDFLEIWDAQAWQEYQETHEENFSAASDEALSDII; the protein is encoded by the coding sequence ATGTTTCTCGGCACCTACACGCCCAAGCTCGATGACAAGGGGCGGCTGACACTGCCCGCCAAGTTCCGTGACGCGTTGGCAGGAGGGTTGATGGTCACCAAAAGCCAAGATCACAGCCTTGCTGTCTACCCGCGTGCGGAGTTCGAACAGCTGGCCCGACGGGCTACGCAGACCTCGCGCAGCAATCCGGAGGCGCGTGCCTTTCTGCGTAACCTGGCGGCCGGCACCGATGAACAGCACCCCGACTCCCAAGGTCGGATCACGCTGTCCGCGGACCACCGGCGCTACGCCAATCTGTCCAAGGACTGCGTGGTGATCGGTGCTGTCGACTTCCTCGAGATCTGGGACGCCCAGGCCTGGCAGGAATACCAAGAGACCCACGAAGAGAACTTCTCCGCGGCCAGCGATGAAGCACTCAGCGACATCATTTGA
- the murD gene encoding UDP-N-acetylmuramoyl-L-alanine--D-glutamate ligase, producing the protein MPSGPDVQPGLGELTSGAQVLVTGARVTGRAIVAALASFDVHIKVCDDSADMLKAWADNGIGTIAPVEAVTAIGDFALVVTSPGFPPDSPVLAAAAAARIPIWGDVELAWRLDAAGHYGPPRRWLVVTGTNGKTTTTSMLHAMLIADARRAVLCGNIGDPVLDVLSQPADLLAVELSSFQLFWAPSLRPEAGAVLNIAEDHLDWHGSMEAYADAKARALDGRVAVVGLDDPVAAGLLPSADAPVKAGFRLGEPEAGELGVRDGMLVDRAFADDADGVVLAPITSIPVAGPVGVLDALGAAALARAVGVAPASIAAALAGFQVGRHRAERVAVVGGVTYVDDSKATNPHAAQASVLAYPRVVWVAGGLLKGASVDDMVTQIADRLVGAVLIGRDRAVVAEALSRHAPNVPVIEVVTREDAVVHETTVTHETRVVDASAPGLGARVMTEVVAAAASLARTGDTVLLAPAGASFDQFAGYADRGDAFAAAVRAAAR; encoded by the coding sequence CTGCCATCGGGGCCTGACGTGCAGCCCGGTCTGGGGGAGCTGACCTCGGGGGCGCAGGTGCTGGTGACCGGCGCCCGGGTCACCGGGCGTGCGATCGTGGCGGCGCTGGCCTCTTTCGACGTGCATATCAAGGTCTGCGACGACAGCGCCGACATGCTGAAAGCATGGGCGGACAACGGTATTGGCACGATCGCACCCGTTGAGGCGGTCACCGCGATCGGCGATTTTGCCTTGGTGGTCACCAGCCCGGGTTTCCCGCCGGACTCTCCGGTGCTGGCCGCGGCTGCCGCGGCCAGAATCCCGATCTGGGGTGACGTGGAGCTGGCCTGGCGCCTGGACGCGGCGGGCCACTACGGGCCGCCCCGACGCTGGCTGGTGGTCACCGGCACGAACGGTAAGACCACCACCACCTCGATGCTGCACGCCATGCTGATCGCCGATGCCCGCCGAGCGGTGTTGTGCGGCAACATCGGTGACCCGGTGCTCGACGTGTTGAGCCAGCCGGCCGATCTGCTGGCCGTGGAACTGTCCAGCTTCCAGCTGTTCTGGGCGCCGTCACTGCGGCCGGAGGCGGGCGCGGTGCTCAACATCGCCGAAGACCATCTCGACTGGCATGGCTCGATGGAGGCGTACGCCGATGCCAAGGCCCGCGCGCTCGATGGCCGCGTTGCGGTCGTCGGGCTCGATGACCCGGTGGCGGCCGGCCTGCTTCCGAGTGCCGACGCGCCGGTCAAGGCGGGTTTCCGGCTCGGCGAGCCGGAAGCCGGGGAACTGGGGGTGCGGGACGGGATGCTGGTCGACCGGGCGTTCGCCGACGACGCAGATGGCGTCGTACTTGCACCGATCACCTCCATCCCGGTCGCCGGACCGGTCGGTGTGCTCGACGCGCTGGGTGCGGCTGCGCTGGCCCGGGCCGTCGGCGTCGCACCCGCCTCGATCGCGGCCGCGCTGGCCGGCTTCCAGGTCGGCCGGCACCGCGCTGAACGGGTGGCGGTCGTCGGCGGCGTCACCTATGTCGACGATTCCAAGGCCACCAACCCGCATGCCGCTCAGGCCTCGGTGCTGGCCTATCCACGGGTGGTGTGGGTGGCCGGCGGCCTGCTCAAGGGGGCGTCCGTCGACGATATGGTCACCCAGATCGCGGATCGGCTGGTCGGGGCGGTGCTCATCGGACGCGACCGCGCGGTGGTTGCCGAGGCGTTATCGCGACACGCGCCCAATGTCCCCGTCATCGAGGTTGTGACACGAGAGGATGCAGTGGTGCATGAGACCACTGTTACTCATGAGACTCGAGTGGTCGACGCCTCGGCGCCCGGCCTGGGTGCCCGGGTGATGACCGAGGTCGTCGCCGCTGCCGCCAGCCTGGCTCGAACCGGTGACACGGTGCTGCTGGCTCCCGCTGGCGCGTCGTTCGACCAGTTCGCCGGCTACGCCGACCGGGGCGACGCGTTCGCTGCCGCCGTGCGCGCCGCGGCTCGGTAG
- a CDS encoding UDP-N-acetylmuramoyl-L-alanyl-D-glutamate--2,6-diaminopimelate ligase: protein MINALRPSTTVALTLPMLAARVGAVPAAGGVAPQVPITGVTLRGQEALAGDLFAALPGSSSHGAEYTATAIEGGAVAVLTDAEGLAVIHRRLGEPAPIPVLVHPHPRAVLGALSAAVYGHPSDRVVVLGVTGTSGKTTTTHLIEAGLQSAERTPGLIGTVGVRIAGADVPSSLTTPEAPALQALLAVMAERGVDTAVMEVSSHALELGRTDGIRFAAGGFTNLSRDHLDFHPTMAAYFEAKARLFDPASPTHAAISVICVDDDAGRDMARRADNAVTVSAEGRPANWRAEDVVVLDGGAQEFTVVDPAGVHHRLRIRLPGRYNVANALLALAMLDAVGVSPEQAAPGLRDASVPGRLEAIERGQDFLAVVDYAHKPGALQAVLETLKRPRGRLAVVFGAGGDRDPGKREPMGRIAAELADLVIVTDDNPRDEDPESIRAAILAGAGNGGAEGAEVLEIGDRRAAIRHAVAWARGGDVVVIAGKGHEKGQTAAGQTRPFDDRAELAAALDERETNR from the coding sequence ATGATCAATGCCCTGCGGCCAAGTACCACTGTCGCGCTGACCCTGCCGATGCTGGCCGCCCGGGTCGGCGCGGTGCCGGCCGCCGGCGGTGTGGCTCCCCAGGTTCCGATCACCGGCGTGACTCTGCGCGGCCAGGAGGCACTGGCCGGGGACCTGTTCGCCGCGCTGCCCGGCTCGTCCTCGCACGGCGCCGAATACACGGCCACCGCCATCGAGGGTGGTGCGGTCGCGGTGCTCACCGATGCCGAAGGCCTGGCCGTCATTCACCGCAGACTCGGTGAGCCGGCGCCCATCCCGGTCCTGGTGCATCCACACCCGCGCGCGGTGCTCGGTGCACTCTCGGCCGCGGTCTACGGCCACCCGTCGGACCGGGTGGTGGTCCTCGGCGTTACCGGCACGTCCGGCAAGACGACCACGACCCACCTGATCGAGGCCGGTCTGCAGTCAGCCGAGCGCACGCCGGGCCTGATCGGCACCGTCGGTGTCCGGATCGCCGGGGCCGACGTCCCCAGCTCGCTGACCACCCCGGAAGCCCCGGCCCTGCAAGCACTGCTTGCCGTGATGGCCGAGCGCGGCGTCGACACCGCCGTCATGGAGGTCTCCAGCCACGCGCTCGAGCTGGGCCGCACCGACGGCATCCGGTTCGCGGCCGGCGGGTTCACCAATCTGTCCCGCGATCACCTCGACTTTCATCCCACGATGGCGGCCTACTTCGAAGCCAAGGCCCGGTTGTTCGACCCGGCCTCACCCACGCACGCCGCGATCTCGGTGATCTGTGTCGACGACGACGCGGGCCGTGACATGGCCCGCCGTGCCGACAACGCGGTCACGGTGTCTGCCGAGGGCCGCCCGGCGAACTGGCGGGCCGAAGATGTGGTGGTGCTCGACGGCGGTGCGCAGGAGTTCACCGTGGTGGACCCTGCCGGTGTGCACCACCGGCTGCGAATCCGCCTGCCAGGCCGCTACAACGTCGCCAACGCACTGCTGGCGCTGGCGATGCTGGACGCCGTCGGGGTGTCGCCGGAACAGGCGGCGCCAGGCCTGCGCGACGCCTCGGTACCGGGCCGGCTGGAAGCCATCGAGCGCGGCCAGGACTTCCTGGCCGTCGTGGATTACGCGCACAAACCCGGCGCACTGCAGGCGGTGCTGGAGACCCTCAAGCGACCGCGGGGCCGGCTGGCGGTGGTGTTCGGCGCGGGCGGCGACCGCGATCCCGGCAAACGAGAACCCATGGGCCGCATCGCCGCTGAACTCGCCGATCTGGTGATCGTCACCGATGACAACCCTCGCGACGAGGACCCCGAGAGCATCCGCGCGGCCATCCTGGCCGGAGCCGGAAACGGCGGGGCCGAGGGCGCTGAAGTCCTGGAGATCGGGGACCGCCGTGCTGCGATCCGGCACGCCGTGGCGTGGGCTCGCGGCGGGGACGTCGTGGTGATTGCCGGCAAGGGCCACGAGAAGGGGCAGACCGCGGCGGGCCAGACCCGGCCGTTCGACGATCGTGCGGAGCTCGCCGCCGCCCTCGACGAGCGGGAGACGAACCGATGA
- a CDS encoding DUF3040 domain-containing protein: MPLSDHEQRMLDQIESALYAEDPKFASSVRGGTLRAPSTRRRLQGAGLFVIGLAMLVAGVAFKATMIGSFPILSVVGFVVMFGGVVFAITGPRVAGGRDKSGPSSSSGPRQRKAKGGGGSFTSRMEDRFRRRFDE, encoded by the coding sequence ATGCCACTCTCCGATCATGAGCAGCGCATGCTCGATCAGATCGAGAGCGCACTCTATGCCGAGGACCCCAAGTTCGCCTCGAGCGTACGGGGCGGAACGCTGCGGGCTCCCTCCACGCGTCGACGACTGCAGGGCGCCGGTCTGTTCGTGATCGGCCTGGCGATGCTGGTTGCCGGGGTCGCGTTCAAGGCGACGATGATCGGCAGCTTCCCGATCCTGTCGGTGGTCGGCTTCGTGGTGATGTTCGGTGGCGTCGTATTCGCGATCACCGGTCCGCGCGTCGCCGGCGGACGGGACAAGTCCGGCCCGTCCTCGTCGTCCGGTCCGCGTCAACGCAAGGCCAAGGGCGGCGGCGGTTCGTTCACCAGCCGCATGGAGGATCGTTTCAGGCGTCGTTTCGACGAGTGA
- a CDS encoding LppM family (lipo)protein, protein MRDRSRRLRLRAVALLLLLVAPLAVGCVRVHASITVSPDDQVSGQILAAAKPRDAGDQGPQFDLNVPFSQKISVSKYDTDDYVGSQAVFSNLSFAEVPQLANLNREAAGVDISLRRAGSLVILEGRVDLTSVSDPDADVELTVSFPGEVTSTNGNRLDTDVVEWKLKPGVVSTMSAQARYTDPSTRSFTGAALWLGLGALVVCGVIGTLAWVSRDRSPRFTNADQADN, encoded by the coding sequence GTGCGCGACCGATCCCGCCGCCTGCGCTTACGCGCCGTGGCGTTGCTGTTGCTCCTTGTGGCGCCACTGGCAGTCGGCTGCGTGCGCGTCCACGCCTCGATCACCGTGTCGCCCGACGACCAGGTCTCCGGGCAGATTCTCGCGGCCGCGAAACCGCGCGATGCCGGCGATCAGGGGCCGCAGTTCGATCTCAATGTGCCCTTCAGCCAGAAGATCTCGGTGTCGAAGTACGACACGGACGACTACGTCGGCTCCCAGGCCGTGTTCTCGAACCTGAGCTTCGCCGAGGTGCCTCAGCTGGCCAACCTCAATCGTGAGGCGGCCGGGGTGGACATCTCCCTGCGGCGGGCCGGCAGCCTGGTGATCCTCGAAGGCCGGGTCGACCTGACCAGCGTCAGCGACCCCGACGCCGATGTGGAGTTGACGGTGTCCTTCCCCGGCGAAGTGACCTCGACCAACGGCAACCGGCTCGACACCGACGTCGTCGAATGGAAGCTCAAGCCGGGTGTCGTGTCGACCATGAGCGCCCAGGCCCGCTACACCGACCCCAGCACCCGTTCGTTCACCGGCGCGGCGCTATGGCTCGGGCTCGGCGCACTGGTGGTCTGCGGCGTGATCGGGACGCTGGCTTGGGTCAGCCGGGACCGTTCACCGCGGTTCACCAACGCCGATCAGGCCGACAACTGA